The Helianthus annuus cultivar XRQ/B chromosome 11, HanXRQr2.0-SUNRISE, whole genome shotgun sequence region TTACCTTTTTCTTGATcaaagtgctagccgatcgaacaacaatttgctagccgatcgaatagcaatttgctagccgatcgaacaggaattgctaaccgatcgaagagcatatgctagccgatcgagcaacATTACTTGTTGATAGGATAGCATCCATTCTTCACCTAGATTTCTGTGCATAAGTTTGTCAACCGATCGAAGAGCATCTGCTAGCCGATCAGACACCATTTGTAAAAACTTCATTGACATAAtttgctagtcgatcgaacaatATTTCtaatcgatcgaacagcaaacatcctttcaaaattcacataacatgtaacagttcgatcgaacaacatttctaaccgatcgaacaggatTTCCTATTCGATTCAAAAgacatgctaaccgatcgagcaGCCATTGTCACTTTATTCatttctagccgatcgaacagcaatgctcctcgatcgaacaggccagttGATTCTCTAGTGTTATCACATAGGAATTCCAAGTGTTAGAAAATTTTTCTAAATTTTCATCCTTATGCCTCTATACTTGTTCAAATGATTTATACTGAATATTCTTGCAGGGACGAGGTAAAGAAAAAGACAAGGGTCATAATGTACCTTGTACAATTGATGCTGAGTTGACAACTGGTTCTGTGGTATAAAAGATGGCAACATTTTTTAGAGAGAGCAGAATTGCTAAAGCGATGTCAAATAGAACTGTGGTTTATGAATCACATGTTAGAGCATTCTGGGATACAGCAAGGTTTGATGAAACAGATAAGATGATTCATGTTGTATTAAGAAAGAAGGACAAAGATGGAAAAGATATAGATGTTGGGATTGAATTTAGTGTTGCAGATGTGAGAAGAGTTCTTGATTTGCAAGATTCGGATGATGATCCTACGATCATGTCAGAACGTCTTGTAAAAGGTTTATGGTGCAGAATGGGTTTCACTGGGCACATAAATGGAAAAATGTACAAAAGATGCTTCTCCAAAGCGTATCGGTACTTGATGCATTGTATGGTACATTCAGTGGGTCATAGAAAGGGTGCTTATGATGAGGTTGCTGATTATATCATGAACATCATAGCAAGCTTGGTGTTGAACAGAAAGTACAACATTTCTCAAGTAATATTTGAGTAGATGAAGGAGAACTGCCAAGCTAAAGGAGACaaatacatcatgtatcctaGATTTATCATGATGATAttaaatgacaaaatcaaagatCTTCCAAAGGACAGTGAGGATGTGATGGAGATGAGCATTGTAAATAAGGTCACAATTGGTAGAATTACAAAAGATAAGGATGTGAAGACCAAGCAGATGATATTCAGAATAAAGGATAAAGAGTATGTTGCTCCTAAAAACGATAAGTGGAGGCATGACAATAGTGACTCAGACAATGAAGACACAAAGATGAATGAAATGGTTGAGAAAAAGACTAGGTGGTGGTGCGTCAGAGATGGAAAAAGAAAAAGGACACCTAAGTCATCCCCTGCGGTTGTTATTCCGAAAGATGGAGaaaagggtatagtgaaaggCGGAGCATTAAGACAATTAGATCACATATGTTTTAAATGTTACTAATCTCGTTGTCTATATTTGTCTTGTAGGGTCTTCTGGAGAGCCACAACAGAGGCTAGTTGATGAAACAGTTTTAGAGCCATCTGTGGTGATTGAACAAGGAGCTGAACTATTAAAGCAATCTTTGGAAAGTTACTTGAAAAAGAATGTAGAGGTTGCAGCACAACAAGCTCAAGAAACAAGTGCTCATGCTGAAAAAGCTTCAAGAGTTGAACTAGAAACAGAAGCTCAGAATAGTTCCAGTGATGAAGATTCTGAAGCCACTCAATCTGATTCTGAATTGATTCCTAAAACTCTTGGAAGAGGAAAAGCTCAATTAAAGAAAAGACCTTCAAAGAAACAAAAGGGATCAGATGAAGAAGATTCTCCGTATTATCCTAAAAAATCAAAGAagcaaagaaagaaaagaaaagcagcTCCAGCTGGAATAATTCCAAGAAATGTTAGGGCGAAGAAATCGGGAGCTGAGTGTCAAAAAGACAAAGATGGAAAGAAAGTTCAACATATTCAGAAAGAAAAGACTCCTATTGTTGATATTCCAAAAGAGACAGAGGTGCAAACGAAAGAAGTTCCAGTTGTTGAAACAGAAAAGAAGACAGGTGATGATGATTACGTCGAGGTCACAGGATTCAAAGCAGCCAGTCCTAAACCTGTTCAACAAGATATCCCTGAGTCATCGCATCAGAAAGAAGCAGATTTCAACTTTGATTTTGATGATCTTGGTCCTGCTACTGGTATTTTCTCAGAAGATCTTCCAGGTGAAAGTGATATGTTCAATGATAAAGCTGTCAAAGAACTAATTCAAAAGGTCAATAAATTGGAGAAAGAAAAGGCTAAAACAGAGTTGGAACGAGATATTCTAAAGAAGCAAGTTGACCTCTTGATGAAAGGTCATGATCAGTTAAGAGAAGAATTGATGCAACAAAATGAAGAAGTAAACAAGGCAAGGAATGAAGCTGAAGACAACTCTAAGCTGTTTGAGCTATTGTCTGCTGAAATAACCGATCTAAGTTTGAAGATAAAGAAACTAGAGGAGGTAAACCAAACTTTAAATCAGCTTCTCAGTGAAATGAGTGAAGCTTCTTCAAACGAGATGAAGGCGATGAAGTTAGAAATGGAAGCTATGAAAGCTGATAAAGTGATGAAAGATCAATAACTTCAGATGCTAGTTGCTGTAGTTGAAAGTCATCTAAAAATGAACATTCATGCTGCATTCGAAGAGATTGATGTGATAAAAGCGAATGAAAGAAGAATGGAGCGTGAACGTCGTTTAGCTGAGGAAGCAACTCAAAAGAATAAAGGTGTGGTTGAAGAGGTTGAGGTGGTTGATGGGTCTTCAAGTCAACTTGATGCTGGTGTTTCTTCTTCACAACCAGATGTTGATATGATTGAAGTTGTTGAAGTGCAAGAACAAGTTGAAGATGATCAGGAGATGGTTGAAAATAAAGAGCCTCATGAACCAGAATTCTTAATTGTTGGTGAGCCTTCTGAGCCAGTAGATGTTGAAAATATTCTTCGAAGGGTTGAAGTTATTCAGAGAAAGAGAAAAGCCAGGGAAGTTCTTCTACTTGAGTGGAAGACAGACAAATTTGTGCTGGTTGGTGATGCTTACCCTGTGCCATACAATTCAAAGGAAGTGGCCAAGTTGTTAAAATTTCTTGATCTGAAAAGGAAGGGAAGGATAGCTCGTGGTGAGATTGTGGATGAAGAATCAGATATAGAGATGTTTGGAGATGAagatgaggaagatgaagataAATCTGATGACAAAACTGATGATAAGTCtgataaagatgataaagacAATGACGACAATGATCAAGGTGCTTCTAGATTGTTAATCAGAGATCCAGCTGTTAAAGAAAAGGTGGATGAGTTGATGAACAATGAAATGAATGAACAGGAGGATGAAGTTCAGAATGAAGCATCATCATCTGGAAAACAGGCTGTTGATCAGGTACTCCTCTCGAATCCTACTGTCATTTATTTAAATGCTCAACAACAATGAGAGGTAGAGGTTAGAAGAACAAGGGCTGAAATGCTTGAGGAATTGGGGTTAGAAGATGGAAAGTTCAAGTTCGATATTGAAGATGAAATTCCTCAGTCCCCTGCAAAGGATTTTGAGCCTAGATACCCACATGAAGCAGATCATTATGACGAAGTAATTGTTGAAGATGCGTCTGATTTAGAGGAAGATGGGATAGATTTTCACTATGAAGGGGAAGATGCTACATTTCCATCGTTTGCAGAAATGTTTAAAGATAAAAATGAAGATGAGATCAGGAGaaagattgttgaaaagatttCTACTGAAGATATTCCTGAACCAGTTccaagagagatttctgcagaagAGAGAAAGAGATGGTTCAAGAATATGCCGAAGGAAAGCAAAACTCTCAGGGCTCTTCAATTTTTCACACATAGCAAAAACCTTTCTTGGGGAGACATCCTGTCTTGGGGTTATTTAGAAGATCTTAAAGTTTATGCTATCAGACGGGAGCAGGGAGTTCAATATTTTGAGTTCTTAGCTGATATTGCTACTTTACCTTGGTGGGACGTAGATGAATTGGTAATAACGAAGAACATTAAACAGTTCTACTACGGTCCAGAAGTACGTGAGCATGATCAAGAATTGTGGAACTACATCAAACTACAAGCATCAAATAATTATCCAGATTGGAAGCCACAATTCCCAAAGCTAATTGTTACTTACCTGGAGAACGGGGAAAAAGATATTACTTTGGATGTAAAGCCTCCCAGGTGTTTGAAGAATATGCCGCTCAGAGCCATTGAACAAGACTTTCATGATATATTTCTAGCATGGCTATACAATCCATCTACAGCTGAGGCAGTGATTTCTTTGTATGACAAGTCCACCGGAGAATCTCGAAAAATCTGTATCTTGGATCCTATGTGGCTGGTGAACTGTTCAAAGAAAGACATAGACTGTTTGTTTATCAACAAGATAGTTTATGATAAGAAAGAAAAAGAGATAGCTATGCAATATCAAGGAGTAGTAGATGTTCGCTTCGCCAAAGAAATCAATTCAGGAAGATACTGTAAGACGAAATGGAGAGATCTTGAAATTGATGAGTTCTTAAAGATTTACAAGCGAAGTCAAAGATCTCAAGAGATAGCTAAAAGAGCTGCAGAGCTGGGAAGAAGAAATCTGGGATATGTGCCGCCTACTGATCAGACGCCAATCGAATCTGAAGAGAACAAGATACCAAAATGGGATCGAAAGCGTGATGGCGACCCAGAATATCAAAAATGGTGGATAACTGAGGGCAGACACAAAAGAAAAAGAATGTTAGAAGAAAGAGCAGAACAAAGAAGGCAAAAAGCTAAAGAAAGAAGACGCAACAGGAGGAAGTAGAGACTATGttggaaggaactacagctacatccgagggggagtctgttagtgcaataacgtctgtagcttccgtcagcatgtagtcatattttgtatagttgtATATGTTTTGTATGTAAAGCAAGTCAGGATACGGCGATGTTTTTGTTAAGTGCTATAgctgccagccgatcggacagcccaaccgatcgagtaggttgttcgatcggttagcattgtcagccgatcggctagcccagccgatcggccagcactctcaTATCCTaaccttgcctataaatagctgttCGATCAGCTTGTTTAGA contains the following coding sequences:
- the LOC110924602 gene encoding aspartic acid-rich protein-like; the protein is MNIHAAFEEIDVIKANERRMERERRLAEEATQKNKGVVEEVEVVDGSSSQLDAGVSSSQPDVDMIEVVEVQEQVEDDQEMVENKEPHEPEFLIVGEPSEPVDVENILRRVEVIQRKRKAREVLLLEWKTDKFVLVGDAYPVPYNSKEVAKLLKFLDLKRKGRIARGEIVDEESDIEMFGDEDEEDEDKSDDKTDDKSDKDDKDNDDNDQGASRLLIRDPAVKEKVDELMNNEMNEQEDEVQNEASSSGKQAVDQVLLSNPTVIYLNAQQQ